Proteins encoded together in one Phalacrocorax aristotelis chromosome 7, bGulAri2.1, whole genome shotgun sequence window:
- the APOD gene encoding apolipoprotein D, with product MLSTAVGLSVLLGLLGFGKSQTFHMGPCPDPPVQEDFDINKYLGKWYEIEKLPSGFEKGSCIQANYSLKENGKFKVINKEMLSNGKVNEVEGEVMHMEVKEPAKLGVRFNWFMPSAPYWVISTDYENYSLVYSCTNILWLFHIDYAWILSRAPEMHPETVEHLKSVLQSYKIDTEKMMPTDQLNCPPEM from the exons ATGCTGAGCACAGCAGTGGGGCTCTCGGTCCTGCTCGGCCTCCTCGGCTTTGGGAAAAGCCAGACATTTCACATGGGACCATGCCCAGATCCACCAGTCCAAGAAGACTTTGATATCAACAAG TATTTGGGGAAATGGTACGAAATAGAGAAGCTGCCCTCAGGTTTTGAGAAAGGAAGCTGCATCCAGGCAAATTACTCACTGAAGGAGAATGGGAAGTTCAAGGTGATCAACAAGGAGATGCT TTCCAATGGCAAAGTCAATGAAGTTGAAGGAGAAGTCATGCACATGGAAGTAAAGGAGCCAGCCAAGCTTGGAGTCCGTTTTAACTGGT TCATGCCTTCTGCCCCTTACTGGGTCATCTCCACCGACTATGAAAACTACTCACTGGTTTACTCCTGCACCAACATCCTGTGGCTCTTCCACATTGACTACGCCTGGATTTTATCAAGAGCTCCTGAGATGCACCCAGAAACCGTGGAGCACCTGAAGAGCGTTCTCCAGTCCTACAAGATTGACACTGAGAAAATGATGCCCACGGATCAACTTAACTGCCCTCCCGAGATGTAA